One Candidatus Korarchaeum sp. genomic region harbors:
- a CDS encoding V-type ATPase 116kDa subunit family protein, whose product MLRPERVLKFYVYTTKIHRDDLALELLKFDEVHLEPPQGLPGVRPPQSVESSELEAYEEIVRTLERTSVLAGVPMSLIARLSREKESTIASDYKQIISGLDETLGEYLRVKKEIEISRKVKYLLKERTERMREIEGKLSEIESKISSYYAAALEVVEEDPSKLRLGRTLLEIDRGLLRTSSLLGMASDKSLSLDDISEIVKNTKESLKDVIMRIEDLLIERTDLTELREISQWLREVSGEIDHIINLAAEYSSRREKLSELRAVESLWNKMRESIKRVPELSPIMAEREPVISKISQQISTLEDEIGSIESEVRERLSKVLEDCSRIKRDFSSVREDLLSIKVVAAGEAERRVGELIENAKPLIAEKGKLEEELERLNRLADKKFVKELKSKEKELKGRIIDISSKLAAMAFQMREKALAQRIKMLMYEGEEISVIAGWLPQSKRDIFKRRLEERLGEFIALEFEEAREDEAPSKVSVPRLLKPVRLLTHRLYGYPSVMELDPTLLTAIFFPLMFGMMYGDLGHGITLALFGFFLWRKTGGAMKELGGLLIYSGIAAAIFGYLYGAFFFTSITEHPILSPLHDTMRLMAVALLFGAFQMSVGFLLNTTNKLIEGDAFAAFLEYRGLMTLVMYLGAILAIIRNGADIGGTLRDPLFQAMSIPLLITCIAPIIRSMREGHGIGEGLSEMISTLLESVLALLSNSLSYIRLAAFAVIHEVFGVLTNQSLFGKETVLLGEFTSLLNPTLLVIFALMNILVMGLEGLLSFIQATRLTFYEFFTKFYRASGREFRRVSELIWGLGEES is encoded by the coding sequence ATGCTGAGACCGGAGAGAGTCCTCAAGTTCTACGTCTATACAACGAAAATACACAGAGATGACCTAGCTTTAGAGCTTCTAAAGTTTGATGAAGTCCACTTAGAGCCTCCTCAGGGGCTTCCTGGAGTAAGACCTCCTCAGAGTGTAGAGTCGAGTGAGCTTGAAGCATATGAGGAGATCGTGAGAACACTGGAGAGAACTAGCGTGTTAGCAGGAGTACCTATGAGCCTGATAGCCAGATTATCCCGTGAAAAGGAATCTACCATAGCGAGTGATTACAAGCAAATAATCTCGGGATTAGATGAAACTTTAGGGGAATATCTAAGAGTTAAGAAGGAGATTGAAATCTCTAGGAAGGTGAAGTACTTACTTAAGGAAAGGACAGAGAGAATGAGAGAAATAGAGGGTAAGTTAAGTGAAATAGAGAGCAAGATCTCTAGTTACTATGCTGCAGCACTCGAGGTCGTCGAGGAGGATCCTTCGAAACTCAGGTTAGGTAGGACCCTCCTAGAGATAGACAGAGGGTTACTGAGAACTTCCTCTCTCCTCGGTATGGCTTCTGATAAGTCCCTATCCCTAGACGATATAAGCGAGATAGTGAAGAACACTAAAGAATCCCTTAAGGACGTTATTATGAGGATCGAAGATCTATTGATAGAGAGGACGGACCTCACTGAACTCAGAGAGATAAGTCAATGGCTCAGAGAGGTCTCAGGAGAGATAGATCACATCATAAATTTAGCCGCTGAGTACAGTTCGAGGAGGGAGAAACTGTCGGAGCTAAGAGCTGTAGAATCACTCTGGAATAAGATGAGGGAGAGCATTAAGAGGGTCCCGGAGTTGAGCCCTATAATGGCTGAGAGAGAACCCGTGATATCTAAGATCTCTCAACAGATAAGCACTCTGGAGGATGAGATTGGGAGTATAGAATCCGAAGTTAGAGAGCGATTGTCCAAGGTATTAGAGGATTGTTCGAGGATCAAGAGGGACTTTTCATCGGTCAGGGAGGATTTACTCTCGATAAAGGTTGTAGCTGCAGGAGAGGCTGAGAGGAGGGTGGGTGAGCTCATAGAGAACGCTAAGCCCTTGATAGCGGAGAAGGGGAAGCTGGAGGAGGAGCTGGAGAGGTTGAATAGGCTTGCTGACAAGAAATTCGTTAAAGAGTTGAAGAGTAAGGAAAAGGAGCTCAAAGGTAGAATAATAGACATCTCATCCAAATTAGCAGCTATGGCGTTCCAGATGAGGGAAAAAGCCCTTGCTCAGAGGATCAAGATGCTGATGTACGAGGGAGAGGAGATCTCAGTGATAGCCGGCTGGCTCCCTCAGTCCAAGAGGGATATCTTTAAGAGGAGGCTGGAGGAGAGGCTAGGAGAATTCATAGCTTTAGAGTTCGAGGAAGCGAGGGAGGATGAAGCTCCATCCAAAGTGAGTGTTCCGAGGTTATTGAAGCCAGTGAGGCTCCTCACTCATAGGCTCTACGGATATCCGTCCGTGATGGAGCTCGATCCAACTCTCCTCACGGCTATATTCTTCCCACTCATGTTCGGGATGATGTACGGAGACCTGGGCCACGGGATAACATTAGCTCTTTTCGGCTTCTTCCTCTGGAGGAAAACCGGTGGTGCTATGAAAGAACTTGGTGGACTCCTGATTTACTCAGGAATAGCTGCAGCGATCTTCGGATATCTATACGGGGCTTTCTTCTTCACTTCAATAACAGAACATCCGATACTCAGCCCTCTTCACGATACAATGAGACTCATGGCAGTTGCCCTACTGTTCGGGGCATTTCAGATGTCAGTAGGTTTCTTACTCAATACTACGAACAAGTTAATTGAAGGTGATGCCTTTGCAGCTTTCTTAGAGTATAGGGGCCTGATGACACTCGTGATGTACTTAGGCGCCATCCTCGCTATCATCAGGAACGGTGCCGACATAGGAGGCACTCTGAGAGACCCGCTCTTCCAAGCGATGTCCATACCTCTTCTCATCACATGCATCGCTCCTATTATCAGGTCAATGAGGGAGGGTCACGGGATAGGAGAGGGGCTCTCCGAGATGATATCCACGCTACTGGAAAGCGTCTTAGCTCTCCTTAGCAACTCACTGTCTTACATAAGGTTAGCAGCTTTTGCGGTAATACACGAAGTTTTTGGTGTGCTCACGAACCAGTCATTATTTGGGAAAGAGACCGTGCTATTAGGGGAATTTACCTCCCTTCTGAATCCTACGTTACTAGTTATATTTGCTCTCATGAACATATTAGTTATGGGACTAGAAGGGCTCCTTTCCTTCATACAAGCGACAAGGCTGACGTTCTACGAGTTCTTCACGAAGTTTTACCGTGCATCTGGAAGAGAATTCAGGAGGGTCTCTGAACTAATCTGGGGACTCGGTGAGGAATCATAA
- a CDS encoding ATP synthase subunit C, producing the protein MGTKRKLLMYAVLGLPLILLPLSLFTVMAAQETTTVTEISGLKFIGMALAILGSTVGAGIALHGVAVGGSALLAENPKAFTQVLILGGLAEGVAVYGLLVAFLIMGG; encoded by the coding sequence ATGGGCACTAAGAGGAAGCTCTTGATGTACGCCGTTTTAGGGCTACCCCTGATTCTCCTCCCACTATCGCTTTTCACGGTAATGGCTGCTCAAGAGACAACTACAGTGACGGAAATCAGCGGCTTGAAGTTCATCGGAATGGCTCTTGCAATCCTGGGTAGTACTGTGGGGGCTGGGATAGCACTACACGGCGTGGCTGTAGGGGGAAGCGCTCTCTTAGCTGAAAATCCCAAGGCATTCACTCAAGTGTTAATACTGGGTGGTTTAGCGGAGGGAGTAGCTGTCTACGGATTGCTAGTGGCGTTCCTGATAATGGGAGGTTAG
- a CDS encoding V-type ATPase subunit produces MLRNAKIKYLIVRTHGLSSHLIDPSEMRSWVFIDDNRILFDKISQTLYGGFFEKPEDLSDPIKIDEATMRVNFIRANKLISISRASPMETILRTYMSKYDLENIRRIVFSRLFGRGLERVSLLPHEGYLQDTAKLSKIERLDDIIEVIEDRRISSGIANWLSSDRRDPSELDLILTRVYIDLLLETVEGRRNEPIYEIISSYLENILLGTLLKAKYLRISDDIVIKILSRSPFRKLLDVFGSSRDLHELLDRLINTAPYRTVSLEVRDSLSEVGEPWVIEHSVSKRAYVEALRISLRSPMSEAYIVSYMISSEWESQSLRTVLFGRMSGVSKELLYQLLTPREV; encoded by the coding sequence ATGTTAAGGAACGCTAAGATCAAATATCTTATAGTGAGAACACATGGACTTTCTTCTCACTTGATCGATCCATCTGAGATGAGATCTTGGGTCTTCATAGACGACAATAGGATCCTATTCGATAAGATATCTCAGACCCTCTATGGAGGTTTCTTCGAGAAACCGGAGGACCTCTCAGATCCCATTAAGATAGATGAGGCCACGATGAGGGTCAACTTCATCAGAGCGAACAAGTTAATCTCAATATCCAGAGCTTCCCCTATGGAGACTATCTTGAGGACATACATGAGCAAATACGATCTTGAAAACATAAGGAGGATAGTCTTCTCGAGACTCTTCGGAAGAGGTCTGGAGAGAGTTAGTTTACTCCCCCATGAGGGCTACCTTCAGGATACCGCGAAACTATCGAAGATAGAGAGGTTAGATGATATAATAGAGGTCATAGAGGATAGGAGAATCTCATCGGGAATAGCTAATTGGCTTTCAAGCGATAGGAGGGATCCCTCTGAGCTAGATCTTATATTAACGAGGGTTTACATCGACCTACTCCTCGAGACCGTTGAGGGGAGGAGAAACGAACCCATATATGAGATAATCAGCTCCTACCTCGAGAACATACTCCTGGGAACGCTACTCAAGGCAAAATACCTCCGAATCAGTGATGATATCGTTATTAAAATCCTTTCAAGATCCCCCTTTAGGAAATTGCTTGACGTATTTGGATCCTCTAGGGATCTACACGAGCTATTAGATAGGTTGATAAACACCGCTCCCTACAGAACCGTCTCCTTGGAGGTCAGGGACTCCTTGAGTGAAGTGGGGGAGCCATGGGTGATAGAGCACTCCGTCTCTAAGAGAGCTTACGTAGAGGCTCTTAGGATCTCCCTGAGGAGTCCGATGAGTGAGGCTTACATCGTTTCCTATATGATCTCATCGGAGTGGGAATCTCAGAGCTTGAGGACTGTATTATTCGGGAGGATGAGTGGGGTCTCCAAGGAACTTCTCTATCAGTTACTAACACCTCGGGAGGTTTGA
- a CDS encoding V-type ATP synthase subunit D gives MSFRSVGRVLPTKGFLIRLRERLRLLKSGVEALKMKRDQLVKESQSLIPDLKRRSEIEGKLEEAYTLLKLAYSAAGPEEIRKAALLTTPLLTEMRVRSVIGVEVPEIRVIGFNLAVSPSLNAVVIAAARKFADVIREMMPLVNSEAKFERLAAALADTMRKVNALEKIVIPDHEAAISYIEEMLDEESLEEFLMVKKYRQIKRGE, from the coding sequence ATGAGCTTCAGGTCAGTGGGGAGAGTCCTCCCCACCAAAGGTTTCCTCATAAGGCTGAGAGAGAGACTGAGGCTCCTCAAGTCCGGAGTGGAAGCTCTGAAGATGAAGAGAGACCAGCTTGTCAAGGAGAGTCAGTCCCTTATTCCAGATCTGAAGAGGAGGAGTGAAATCGAGGGGAAACTGGAGGAAGCCTACACGCTGCTCAAGTTAGCTTACTCCGCAGCGGGACCTGAGGAGATCAGGAAGGCAGCCCTATTGACGACACCCCTGCTGACGGAGATGAGGGTTAGGAGCGTGATAGGTGTCGAGGTTCCTGAGATCAGGGTGATAGGATTTAATCTGGCTGTTTCACCGTCCCTCAACGCTGTGGTCATAGCGGCAGCTAGGAAGTTCGCAGATGTCATAAGGGAGATGATGCCCCTAGTTAATTCTGAGGCTAAGTTCGAGAGACTAGCTGCGGCTCTAGCTGATACGATGAGGAAGGTGAACGCTCTGGAGAAGATAGTGATTCCCGATCATGAGGCAGCGATAAGTTACATAGAGGAGATGCTGGACGAGGAATCCCTGGAGGAGTTCCTAATGGTGAAGAAGTACAGGCAGATAAAGAGGGGGGAGTGA
- a CDS encoding V-type ATP synthase subunit B → MSIQGLAFRGIDQVKGPLVIMRGVPGVAYEEVVRIYSEDGREWLGQVLEAGRDKVVIQVLGDTEGLDSNAIVKFTGSTLKIPVSDEVLGRVFNGAGEPIDGGPGIRAEEFRDINGAPINPVKRDYPDEFIETGISAIDGMLSLVRGQKLPIFSESGLPHNEVAAQISRQAVVLGREEKFSIVFAAVGLKYDDVLFFRRQFEEFGALSRSVLFLNLANDPVIERITTPRVALTVAEYLAFELGMDVLVIVTDMTNYCEALRELSSAREEVPSRKGYPGYMYSDLASIYERAGRIIGKPGSITFMPILTMPGGDLTHPIPDLTGYITEGQIFLDLDLHNRGIYPPINVLPSLSRLMKDGIGPGKTREDHKEVSDQLYAAYSQGTKARELVQIVGEAGLSQRERLYLEFARRFEREFVAQGFKERRTIEETLNIAWDILAVLPESELTRISERTLSKYHPRRRLLVER, encoded by the coding sequence ATGTCCATTCAGGGTTTAGCGTTCAGGGGTATAGATCAGGTGAAGGGGCCCCTAGTCATAATGAGGGGAGTCCCCGGCGTAGCTTACGAGGAGGTAGTCAGGATATACTCCGAGGACGGGAGGGAGTGGCTAGGCCAAGTGCTCGAGGCCGGTAGGGACAAAGTAGTGATACAGGTACTAGGGGACACTGAGGGGTTGGATTCTAATGCCATAGTCAAGTTCACGGGCTCTACCCTGAAGATACCCGTATCCGATGAGGTATTGGGTAGGGTCTTCAACGGAGCCGGTGAGCCCATAGATGGAGGCCCTGGTATCAGAGCGGAGGAGTTCAGGGACATAAACGGCGCTCCGATAAACCCTGTTAAGAGGGATTACCCAGATGAGTTCATAGAAACTGGGATCTCAGCTATAGATGGTATGTTAAGCTTAGTTAGGGGACAGAAGCTACCCATCTTCTCCGAATCGGGGCTACCCCATAACGAGGTCGCAGCTCAGATATCTAGGCAAGCTGTGGTGCTCGGTAGGGAGGAGAAGTTCTCCATAGTCTTCGCAGCAGTTGGGTTGAAATACGATGACGTTCTCTTCTTCAGAAGGCAGTTCGAGGAGTTCGGAGCTTTAAGTAGATCCGTGCTTTTCCTGAACCTCGCGAACGATCCGGTGATAGAGAGGATAACCACACCTAGGGTCGCATTAACGGTAGCTGAGTACCTCGCCTTTGAGCTGGGGATGGATGTCCTAGTGATAGTGACCGACATGACCAACTACTGTGAGGCCCTCCGTGAGCTGAGCTCCGCTAGAGAGGAAGTCCCAAGCAGGAAGGGATATCCCGGCTACATGTACAGCGACTTGGCGAGTATATACGAGAGGGCCGGCAGGATAATAGGAAAACCGGGCTCCATCACCTTCATGCCTATACTGACCATGCCAGGAGGGGATTTGACTCATCCCATACCCGACCTTACGGGATACATAACTGAGGGTCAGATCTTCCTAGACCTGGATCTTCATAACAGGGGGATATACCCGCCCATAAACGTGCTTCCGAGTCTAAGCAGGTTGATGAAGGATGGGATAGGTCCCGGAAAGACTAGAGAAGATCATAAGGAGGTTTCGGATCAGCTCTACGCTGCTTACAGTCAAGGGACTAAGGCTAGGGAGCTCGTTCAGATAGTAGGGGAAGCGGGGTTAAGCCAGAGGGAGAGGCTTTACTTGGAGTTCGCTAGAAGGTTCGAGAGGGAGTTCGTTGCTCAGGGGTTCAAGGAGAGGAGGACCATAGAGGAGACCCTGAACATAGCCTGGGACATACTAGCGGTGCTCCCCGAATCCGAGCTCACAAGGATCAGTGAGAGGACCTTGAGCAAGTATCACCCGAGGAGGAGGTTACTGGTCGAAAGGTGA
- a CDS encoding V-type ATP synthase subunit A has protein sequence MLEQAYIGRGVIVHVKGPVVIAEGMRGSKIREVVYVGEERLIGEIVRIEGDRAIVQVYEPTGGVRAGEPVERTGEPLSAELGPGLLGQVLDGLGRPLEVIAEKAGGPFITRGIKSPTLPRHRKWHWVPEVKSGDLVHSGDVLGRVREGPIDHKIMVPPYISRARVLETYPEGEYTVEEPIVVVEHVGGREHLRMYHKWPVRNPRPFREKLDPSELLVTGQRVIDTFFPIVKGGTSAVPGGFGTGKTVTLHQISKWADADVVVYVGCGERGNEMTDLLHTFPKLVDPKTGRPLLERSVLIANTSNMPVPAREASIFIGITYAEYYRDMGLHVVLTADSTSRWAEALRELSSRLEEIPSEKGFPAYLPDFVASFYERAGRVKVSGNRDEIGSVAVIGAVSPSGGDLNEPVTQHTMRYVGAFWALDKDLAFRRHFPSINWLRSFSKYTSGLRNWWINTTGHDMIDYRERAMSVLQSASSLEEVARVVGEAALSDENRLVLLSAELIKEGFLVQSAYHEVDTYCSPKKQALLLRTLLEFYDRAKPLIEAGVPMSKVAEMRSLGLLRRLKFVPEEEFEEAVKGAISQLEAEISSLLAEVR, from the coding sequence ATGCTTGAACAAGCTTACATCGGGAGAGGAGTTATAGTTCACGTAAAGGGACCAGTAGTCATCGCCGAGGGGATGAGGGGCTCTAAGATAAGGGAAGTGGTCTACGTCGGAGAGGAGAGGCTCATAGGGGAGATCGTGAGGATAGAAGGGGATAGGGCCATCGTACAAGTTTACGAGCCCACTGGTGGGGTGAGAGCTGGAGAACCCGTGGAGAGAACAGGGGAACCTCTCTCAGCGGAGCTTGGACCTGGGCTTCTCGGACAGGTTTTAGATGGGCTCGGAAGACCGCTTGAGGTGATAGCTGAGAAGGCCGGTGGTCCCTTCATCACCAGGGGGATCAAGTCCCCTACGCTACCTAGGCACAGGAAGTGGCACTGGGTCCCTGAGGTCAAGTCGGGTGATCTAGTTCACTCAGGCGACGTCTTAGGGAGGGTCAGGGAAGGGCCCATCGATCACAAGATAATGGTCCCACCGTACATCAGCAGGGCTAGGGTACTGGAAACCTATCCGGAGGGAGAGTACACTGTGGAAGAGCCAATTGTAGTTGTGGAGCATGTAGGAGGAAGGGAACACCTTAGGATGTATCATAAGTGGCCTGTGAGGAACCCTAGACCCTTCAGGGAGAAGCTCGATCCTAGTGAACTCTTGGTCACGGGTCAGAGGGTCATAGATACATTCTTCCCGATAGTTAAGGGAGGGACGTCGGCCGTTCCCGGAGGTTTTGGGACCGGGAAGACCGTTACTCTTCATCAGATATCTAAGTGGGCTGATGCTGATGTTGTGGTCTATGTAGGATGTGGGGAGAGAGGTAATGAAATGACGGATCTCCTTCATACGTTCCCAAAGCTAGTAGATCCGAAGACAGGCAGACCTCTCCTTGAGAGGAGCGTTTTGATAGCTAACACAAGTAATATGCCCGTTCCCGCGAGGGAAGCCAGTATATTCATTGGGATAACTTACGCTGAGTATTACAGGGACATGGGGCTTCACGTAGTGCTGACAGCGGACTCCACATCGAGGTGGGCTGAGGCCCTTAGGGAGCTGAGCTCTAGACTCGAGGAGATACCCTCTGAAAAGGGGTTCCCAGCCTACCTTCCTGACTTCGTAGCATCGTTCTACGAGAGAGCTGGTAGAGTTAAGGTAAGTGGTAACAGGGATGAGATCGGATCCGTCGCCGTGATAGGAGCCGTGAGCCCCTCCGGAGGAGACCTGAATGAGCCAGTTACTCAGCACACGATGAGGTACGTGGGCGCGTTCTGGGCTCTCGATAAGGACCTCGCCTTCAGAAGGCACTTCCCATCCATAAATTGGCTTAGAAGTTTCTCTAAATACACTTCAGGCCTGAGGAACTGGTGGATCAACACGACTGGGCATGATATGATCGACTACAGGGAGAGAGCGATGTCCGTACTTCAGTCCGCATCGAGTTTGGAGGAGGTAGCGAGGGTCGTTGGAGAAGCAGCTCTATCCGATGAGAACAGGCTCGTTCTCCTATCGGCTGAGTTGATAAAGGAAGGATTCCTGGTCCAGAGCGCTTATCATGAGGTCGATACTTACTGCTCCCCGAAAAAGCAAGCTTTACTTCTGAGGACCTTACTGGAGTTCTACGATAGAGCTAAGCCCTTGATAGAAGCGGGCGTCCCCATGTCAAAGGTGGCTGAGATGAGATCCCTGGGTCTCCTTAGGAGGCTCAAATTCGTCCCCGAGGAGGAATTCGAGGAGGCTGTAAAAGGAGCTATTTCCCAGCTTGAGGCTGAGATATCATCGCTCCTAGCGGAGGTGAGGTAA
- a CDS encoding V-type ATP synthase subunit E family protein, whose translation MSELVEAKDSEAIVRAILKIAEDRAEAVIKEAQRRANEILESAKKEAEQIIKSRREKLEREIRDEITRRRSAAEVEANQIVLRAKREVVESLIRLVQERLQRIADGDDPSFNYRELLRRYCIEGIRALGDKEVYLVGREKDREILLEISEELEGEGIRARVDPRGLPIIGGVVVKDSRDERRYYNTFDGRLRNYVESKMSHLVERIFGGI comes from the coding sequence GTGAGTGAGCTCGTCGAGGCTAAGGACTCAGAGGCGATAGTTAGGGCGATATTAAAGATAGCAGAGGACAGAGCTGAAGCCGTAATCAAGGAGGCTCAGAGGAGGGCTAATGAGATATTGGAATCCGCTAAGAAGGAAGCTGAGCAGATAATCAAGAGCAGGAGGGAGAAACTGGAGAGGGAGATTAGGGATGAGATCACTAGGAGAAGGAGCGCTGCGGAGGTTGAGGCGAATCAGATCGTATTGAGGGCGAAGAGGGAGGTAGTGGAGAGCTTAATTAGATTGGTACAGGAGAGGCTTCAGAGGATAGCTGATGGGGATGATCCCTCGTTCAACTACCGTGAGTTACTGAGGAGGTATTGCATCGAGGGTATTAGAGCTCTGGGAGATAAGGAGGTCTACTTAGTCGGTAGGGAGAAAGATAGGGAGATCCTCCTGGAGATCTCTGAGGAGTTAGAGGGAGAGGGTATTAGAGCTAGGGTCGACCCTAGGGGCTTGCCTATAATCGGTGGTGTCGTCGTGAAGGACTCGAGGGATGAGAGGAGGTACTACAATACTTTCGACGGAAGGCTCAGGAACTACGTGGAGAGTAAGATGTCCCACCTAGTCGAGAGGATTTTCGGGGGGATTTAG
- a CDS encoding V-type ATPase subunit subunit G family protein, translating into MPRLVEAIIEAEKEASRIIENAETEAKRIIELAEDEARRIIEEAKNMPLEAALMRELDVEEERILMEATKKADELKKSAIRRIESMIDGIVREVVLGE; encoded by the coding sequence ATGCCTAGGCTCGTTGAAGCGATAATAGAAGCTGAGAAGGAAGCTAGTAGGATAATTGAGAACGCTGAAACTGAAGCAAAAAGGATAATTGAGCTTGCAGAGGATGAAGCGAGACGTATAATTGAGGAAGCTAAGAACATGCCTCTAGAAGCAGCCTTAATGCGTGAACTGGATGTCGAGGAGGAGAGGATCCTCATGGAGGCTACTAAGAAGGCTGATGAGTTGAAAAAGAGCGCTATTAGGAGGATAGAGAGTATGATCGATGGGATAGTTAGGGAGGTGGTCCTCGGTGAGTGA
- a CDS encoding V-type ATP synthase subunit F, which translates to MSERGKISSSPIAVTDDEILALGFEMIGISAKVLKGRSALVRFFRENEGELPHVVFVNERVAEEIRDYREDLLRRGKVRPVFAIVPDMDGSRGIRLRELSSLLARALGTEELKF; encoded by the coding sequence ATGAGCGAGAGAGGGAAGATATCCAGCTCACCGATCGCAGTAACTGACGATGAAATTTTAGCTCTAGGATTTGAGATGATAGGCATCTCTGCCAAAGTTCTAAAGGGAAGAAGTGCTCTTGTTAGATTCTTCAGGGAGAATGAAGGTGAGCTCCCTCACGTTGTTTTCGTGAACGAGAGGGTTGCCGAGGAGATAAGAGATTATAGAGAGGATCTATTAAGAAGGGGAAAAGTTAGACCTGTTTTTGCCATTGTCCCTGATATGGATGGTTCTAGAGGAATCAGGTTGAGGGAATTATCTTCTCTTCTGGCTAGAGCCCTTGGTACCGAGGAGTTGAAGTTCTAG